The segment GCGCGACGTCGAGTTCCGCTACCCGGGGGCGCAGGAGCCGGTCCTGCGCGACGTCTCGTTCACCATGCGGCCGGGCCAGGTGACCGCGATCGTCGGCAGCACCGGCTCGGGCAAGACCACGCTGGTCAACCTGGTCCCCCGGCTGTACGACGTCACCGGCGGAGCCGTGCTGATCGACGGCGTCGACGTGCGCGAGATGCCGCTGCAGCGGCTGTGGGCCCACCTCGGACTGGTCCCGCAGCGCGCGTTCCTGTTCTCCGGCACGGTGGCGAGCAACGTCCGGTTCGGCAAGTCCGACGCGACCGACGAGGACGTGTGGGCGGCGCTGGAGACCGCTCAGGCCGCCGGCTTCGTACGCGAGATGTCGAAGGGGATCGAGACCCCGATCGACCAGGGCGGGGCGAACGTGTCCGGCGGCCAGCGGCAGCGGCTGGCGATCGCGCGCGCCCTGGTCCGCCGCCCGCGGATCTACGTGTTCGACGACAGCTTCTCCGCACTGGACTACGCCACGGACGCCCGGCTGCGCGCCGCGCTGCGGCGCCAGACGCAGGACGCCACCGTCGTCATCGTCGCGCAACGGGTCAGCACGATCATGAACGCCGACCAGATCGTGGTGCTCGACGAGGGGCGCGTCGTCGGGGTCGGGCGGCACGAGGCGCTGCTGGAGGACTGCCCGACGTACCGCGAGATCGTGCTGTCCCAGCTGACCGCGGACGAGGTCGCATGAGCACCCGGACGGCGGCCCCGCCCCCCGGTCCCGGCTTCGGCAGGCGGCCAGGCGGCCCGATGGGCGGCGGGCCCGGCAGCCTGGGCATGACGCTCCCCGCCGAGAAGGCGCGGGACTTCAGCGGGACGCTGAAGCGGATGACCGGCCGGCTGCGGCCGGAGCGACTGGTGATCTCCGTCGTGCTCGTCCTCGGCACCGCCAGCGTCTTCTTCGCCGTGGTCGGCCCGAAGATCCTGGGCAACGCGACCAACCTCATCTTCGCCGGCGTGATCGGGCAGTCGCTCCCGCCGGGCACCACCCAGCAGCAGGTCGTCGACTCGCTCAACGCCGCCGGACGCACCGACCAGGCCCAGATGATCGCGGCGATGGACCTGACGCCCGGGGTGGGCGTGGACTACACCGCGCTGGCCCGGGTGCTCGCGCTGGCGACCGTCGTCTACGCGCTGAGCTCGCTGCTCGGCTGGGCGCAGAACTACCTGATGGCCGGCGTCACCCAGCGCACGATCTACCGGCTCCGCGAGGAGGTCGACCTCAAGCTCGGCCGGCTGCCGCTGCGCTACTTCGACGCGCACGCCCGCGGCGACCTGCTCAGCCGGGTCACCAACGACATCGACAACATCTCGATGACCCTGCAGCAGACGCTCACCCAGATGATCACGTCGGTGCTGACGGTCATCGGCGTGCTCGCGATGATGGTGTGGATCAGCCCGCTGCTCGCGGTCATCTCGCTGCTCACCGTGCCGCTGTCCTTCATCGTGACGCTGCTCATCGCCAAGCGGTCGCAGCGGCACTTCGTCGGGCAGTGGGAGTGGACCGGACGCCTCAACGGCCACGTCGAGGAGATGTACTCCGGCCACGACCTGGTGAAGGTCTACGGCCACCAGGCGCGGGCGATCGAGGAGTTCGACGAGGCCAACGAGCGGATGTACGCCGCGTCGTTCAAGGCCCAGTTCATCTCCGGCATCATCCAGCCCGCGATGAACTTCATCGCCAACCTCAACTACGTCGCGATCGCCGTCATCGGCGGCCTGCGGGTGGCCAGCGGCTCCATGTCGCTCGGGGACGTGCAGGCGTTCATTCAGTACTCCCGGCAGTTCACGATGCCTATCACCCAGATCGCGAGCATCACCAACGTGCTGCAGTCCGGGGTCGCGTCCGCGGAGCGGGTGCTGGAACTGCTGGACGAGCCGGAGGAGGAGCCGGACCCGGCCGACCCGGCGCGGCTGCCGCGGGTGGCGGGCGAGGTCCGCTTCGAGAACGTGTCGTTCCGCTACCGCGCCGACACCCCGCTGATCCGGGACCTGACGCTGCGCGTCAACCCCGGCGACACGGTGGCGATCGTCGGTCCGACCGGCGCCGGCAAGACCACGCTGGTGAACCTGCTGATGCGCTTCTACGACGTGGACGAGGGCCGGATCACCGTCGACGGGGTGGACGTGCGCGAACTCACCCGCGACGACCTGCGGCGCTGCTTCGCGATGGTGCTGCAGGACACCTGGCTGTTCCGCGGCACCATCCGGGACAACATCGCCTACGGCGAGGAGGACCCCTCGGAGGAGCAGATCCTCGCGGCTGCGAAGGCTGCGTACGTCGACCACTTCGTTCGCACGCTTCCGGACGCTTACGACACGGTCCTCGACGACGAGGCGGCCAACATCTCCG is part of the Candidatus Nanopelagicales bacterium genome and harbors:
- a CDS encoding ABC transporter ATP-binding protein, translating into MSTRTAAPPPGPGFGRRPGGPMGGGPGSLGMTLPAEKARDFSGTLKRMTGRLRPERLVISVVLVLGTASVFFAVVGPKILGNATNLIFAGVIGQSLPPGTTQQQVVDSLNAAGRTDQAQMIAAMDLTPGVGVDYTALARVLALATVVYALSSLLGWAQNYLMAGVTQRTIYRLREEVDLKLGRLPLRYFDAHARGDLLSRVTNDIDNISMTLQQTLTQMITSVLTVIGVLAMMVWISPLLAVISLLTVPLSFIVTLLIAKRSQRHFVGQWEWTGRLNGHVEEMYSGHDLVKVYGHQARAIEEFDEANERMYAASFKAQFISGIIQPAMNFIANLNYVAIAVIGGLRVASGSMSLGDVQAFIQYSRQFTMPITQIASITNVLQSGVASAERVLELLDEPEEEPDPADPARLPRVAGEVRFENVSFRYRADTPLIRDLTLRVNPGDTVAIVGPTGAGKTTLVNLLMRFYDVDEGRITVDGVDVRELTRDDLRRCFAMVLQDTWLFRGTIRDNIAYGEEDPSEEQILAAAKAAYVDHFVRTLPDAYDTVLDDEAANISAGEKQLLTIARAFLADRPILILDEATSSVDTRTEVLIQRAMAQLRTGRTSFVIAHRLSTIRDADTILVMDAGRIVEQGSHEELLARRGFYYDLYTSQFRQSPDEVADTTTS